In the genome of Deinococcus sp. KSM4-11, one region contains:
- a CDS encoding HAD hydrolase family protein: MLLKVLAFDYDGTLTLDGTIALSTWAALERARAAGFVLLLVTGRILDLLPNQVRESDVFTAIVAENGAVVYFRTRRTVALPFGRVDPALVAALAARPLPLERGLALVATWEPHDRAVEDEVRRAGGGAVVEYNKGAVMVLPPGATKGAGLHYALSELGYSLHNTLACGDAENDRSMFVMAEVSVAVANASAGILALADVRLDAVADEGVRTLLDTLVSGAPALRVRTRVERESTLGTDEGGQPVTLNVGTLLRGTLGVLGASRSGKSWLAGLLLEQVSALGYQCLVVDPEGDYRTLRALPHVLVLGGDETHFPDVPTVLTIMEYAKVSLVLDFSLVGAPERDEYITALLRALRALRATRGRPHWIVIDELQNLCRQEDSVLARELLASAQEGGVAFVAYRPCQLSAALLRQTRHWLLTALRLPEDLAAIGGVLTAQGHDGAALCRLLPQLTRGEGVLCTSSEPPVAEPARCTSFRASIRASPHVRHLHKYLMAPLPSGRQFYFRDERGAAYGQAASLWEFREALHTVPVASLTFHLTRGDFEAWVRGVLRDDALAGQIRKLSHTGLTGEELRVQLVEVVQERYAELERLT; encoded by the coding sequence ATGCTCCTGAAGGTACTGGCCTTCGATTACGACGGGACGCTCACCCTGGACGGCACCATCGCGCTGTCCACCTGGGCGGCGCTGGAGCGGGCGCGGGCCGCCGGGTTCGTCCTGCTGCTGGTCACCGGCCGCATCCTGGATCTCCTGCCGAACCAGGTGCGGGAGTCGGACGTGTTCACGGCCATCGTCGCCGAAAACGGCGCGGTGGTGTACTTCCGGACGCGCCGGACGGTGGCGCTGCCCTTCGGGCGGGTGGATCCGGCGCTGGTCGCGGCGCTTGCGGCGCGTCCGCTGCCCCTGGAGCGGGGGCTGGCGCTAGTGGCGACCTGGGAACCGCATGACCGGGCGGTCGAGGACGAGGTGCGTCGTGCCGGAGGCGGCGCGGTCGTCGAGTACAACAAGGGCGCCGTGATGGTGCTCCCGCCCGGCGCGACCAAGGGCGCGGGCCTGCACTACGCCCTGAGCGAGCTGGGCTACAGCCTGCACAACACGCTGGCCTGTGGAGATGCCGAGAACGACCGCAGCATGTTCGTGATGGCCGAGGTCTCGGTCGCCGTGGCGAATGCCAGCGCCGGGATCCTGGCGCTGGCGGACGTCCGGCTGGACGCGGTGGCCGATGAGGGCGTCCGCACGCTGCTCGACACCCTGGTCAGCGGCGCGCCGGCCCTCCGGGTCAGGACGCGGGTGGAGCGGGAGAGCACCCTGGGCACCGACGAAGGCGGCCAGCCCGTGACGCTGAATGTCGGCACGTTGCTGCGCGGCACGCTGGGCGTGCTGGGGGCGAGCCGCAGCGGCAAGTCGTGGCTGGCGGGCCTGCTGCTGGAACAGGTCTCGGCGCTGGGTTACCAGTGCCTCGTGGTTGATCCCGAGGGGGACTACCGCACGCTGCGCGCACTGCCGCACGTGCTGGTGCTGGGTGGCGACGAGACCCACTTTCCCGACGTGCCGACCGTGCTGACCATCATGGAGTACGCCAAGGTGAGCCTGGTGCTGGACTTCTCGCTCGTCGGCGCCCCCGAACGGGACGAGTACATCACGGCGCTGCTGCGGGCCTTGCGGGCACTGCGGGCCACGCGGGGCCGGCCGCACTGGATCGTGATCGACGAACTCCAGAACCTCTGCCGGCAGGAGGACAGCGTTCTGGCGCGTGAACTGCTGGCCAGCGCGCAGGAGGGAGGCGTGGCCTTCGTCGCGTATCGACCGTGTCAGCTCTCGGCGGCGCTGCTGCGTCAGACCCGCCACTGGCTGCTGACCGCCCTGAGGCTGCCTGAAGATCTGGCGGCCATCGGCGGCGTCCTGACGGCGCAGGGGCATGATGGTGCGGCGCTGTGCCGCCTGTTGCCGCAGCTGACCCGTGGGGAGGGCGTCCTGTGTACGTCATCGGAGCCGCCGGTGGCCGAGCCGGCGCGGTGCACGAGCTTCCGGGCCTCGATCCGAGCGAGCCCCCATGTGCGGCACCTGCACAAGTACCTGATGGCCCCGCTGCCGTCGGGCCGGCAGTTCTACTTCCGGGATGAGCGCGGCGCCGCGTACGGTCAGGCGGCGTCGCTGTGGGAGTTCCGAGAAGCGCTCCACACGGTGCCCGTGGCGTCGCTGACGTTCCACCTGACGCGCGGGGACTTCGAAGCCTGGGTGCGGGGCGTCCTCCGTGACGATGCCCTGGCAGGGCAGATCCGCAAGCTCTCGCACACTGGGCTCACGGGCGAGGAGCTTCGCGTGCAGCTGGTCGAGGTGGTGCAGGAACGCTACGCCGAACTGGAACGTCTCACCTGA
- a CDS encoding tetratricopeptide repeat protein, translated as MPHRMPVLAALLALLPAAAHAQPARPTLMYAFSDARERPAPAALRGDLQTARSWTCRPSSPVAALQTSLKAIEAQLAGMDPKDPNRAVFQKMLDDLRASATTPPASTVPAPALTFAAALKNAHSWLQQHEAAGLRAFEASPDSKNPARATLAALSASTLGKPGAALAALLAAERLKPGDPQVRVNLGGVLSSLELPAEALAVLSAVKPGAGTGALGLSNEAVWQNNRGFALLQLGRAAEAERAFQKAVQLAPGLAEASLNLARAEMCLGKTPAAVQHFGAGLRRTPSPAAQATSPRAAALAQEITTRTSGSPADSPTRRPLHVTYDLSHGRSTTLPNLKIPWTPAEMVALEGQYRALRDELGTRMEALNKRGAEVERLLRARGEPSPLAASYRSALWSAILTSDREPRLAALRRTMEKSGRAPDEIWTAFWHCEGNCKIDVFTTQASKSQNYKETLRTLCIPALEADHNRFRGAMLNWATDIGAYLKASYRLDTALAANYRDPLWHERASLSAEWQATALFWGYVSQASAWALDIKQFQDSCVKGDSDIQPSKEPVATPLELPRSSICKDLLGGWSTSLTVGVGSVTINCDSVSVTAATPGWIGAFSTLSHSFGSDEYTVFVGIQETLTVPVPITPVGISSQQGVYVTWGDKGVVDAGAQITTSVSAGGALEEIGLSRDLITPVTGAVSGQWSFVSSGGATP; from the coding sequence ATGCCCCACCGAATGCCCGTCCTGGCTGCCCTGCTGGCCCTGCTGCCCGCCGCCGCACACGCCCAGCCCGCCCGCCCCACGTTGATGTATGCCTTCAGCGACGCCCGCGAACGCCCGGCACCCGCGGCCCTCCGGGGTGACCTCCAGACGGCCAGAAGCTGGACGTGCCGTCCCAGTTCTCCGGTCGCCGCGCTCCAGACCAGCCTCAAGGCCATCGAGGCGCAGCTCGCGGGAATGGATCCCAAGGATCCCAACCGGGCCGTATTCCAGAAGATGCTCGATGACCTGCGGGCCAGCGCCACCACCCCGCCGGCGTCCACAGTACCTGCCCCCGCCCTCACGTTCGCGGCGGCCCTGAAGAATGCCCACAGCTGGTTGCAGCAGCATGAAGCGGCGGGTCTGCGGGCCTTCGAGGCCAGCCCGGACTCCAAAAACCCTGCCAGAGCCACGCTCGCCGCGCTGTCCGCCAGCACCCTGGGGAAACCCGGTGCCGCGCTGGCCGCGCTGTTGGCCGCCGAGCGCCTGAAGCCCGGCGATCCTCAGGTGCGCGTCAATCTGGGCGGGGTGCTGTCGAGCCTGGAACTGCCCGCCGAAGCGCTGGCAGTGCTGTCTGCTGTGAAGCCGGGTGCTGGCACCGGCGCGCTGGGGCTGTCCAACGAGGCGGTGTGGCAGAACAACCGCGGTTTCGCCCTGTTGCAACTGGGCCGCGCTGCCGAGGCCGAACGCGCGTTCCAGAAGGCCGTGCAGCTTGCTCCCGGGTTGGCGGAGGCCAGCCTGAACCTGGCCCGGGCGGAGATGTGTCTGGGCAAGACTCCGGCGGCCGTACAGCATTTCGGGGCGGGCCTGCGGCGCACCCCCAGTCCGGCCGCGCAGGCGACGAGCCCGCGCGCGGCGGCGCTGGCCCAGGAGATCACCACCCGCACCTCCGGCAGCCCGGCCGACTCGCCGACCCGCCGCCCGCTGCACGTGACCTACGACCTCTCTCATGGCCGGAGCACGACCCTGCCGAACCTCAAGATTCCCTGGACACCCGCCGAAATGGTGGCGCTCGAAGGGCAGTACCGCGCGCTGCGCGACGAACTGGGCACGCGCATGGAGGCCCTGAACAAACGTGGGGCCGAGGTCGAGCGGCTGCTCCGTGCGCGGGGGGAACCCTCGCCACTGGCCGCGTCGTACCGGAGTGCGCTGTGGTCGGCCATCCTTACCAGTGACCGTGAGCCGCGCCTCGCCGCGCTCCGCCGCACCATGGAGAAGTCCGGCCGGGCCCCCGACGAGATCTGGACGGCGTTCTGGCACTGCGAGGGCAACTGCAAGATCGACGTGTTCACGACCCAGGCCAGCAAGTCTCAGAATTACAAGGAGACCCTGCGCACCCTGTGCATCCCGGCGCTCGAAGCGGATCACAACCGCTTTCGCGGCGCGATGCTGAACTGGGCGACCGACATCGGCGCGTACCTCAAGGCGAGTTACCGCCTGGACACCGCCCTGGCCGCCAACTACCGCGACCCGCTGTGGCATGAACGCGCGTCCCTGTCGGCCGAGTGGCAGGCCACGGCGCTGTTCTGGGGCTACGTCAGCCAGGCATCCGCCTGGGCACTGGACATCAAGCAGTTCCAGGACAGCTGCGTGAAGGGCGACAGCGACATCCAGCCCTCGAAGGAACCGGTCGCCACGCCGCTGGAGCTGCCGCGATCCAGCATCTGTAAGGACCTGCTGGGCGGCTGGAGCACCAGCCTGACCGTCGGTGTGGGCAGCGTCACCATCAACTGCGACAGTGTCAGCGTCACGGCCGCCACCCCCGGCTGGATCGGGGCCTTCAGCACGCTCAGCCACTCCTTCGGCTCAGACGAGTACACGGTGTTCGTCGGGATTCAGGAAACCCTGACGGTGCCCGTGCCGATCACGCCCGTCGGGATCTCCTCGCAGCAGGGGGTCTATGTCACGTGGGGTGACAAGGGCGTGGTGGACGCGGGCGCACAGATCACGACCAGCGTCAGTGCCGGGGGCGCACTCGAGGAGATCGGTCTGAGCCGGGACCTGATCACGCCGGTAACCGGGGCGGTCAGCGGGCAGTGGAGTTTCGTCTCCAGCGGTGGCGCCACCCCGTGA
- a CDS encoding heavy metal translocating P-type ATPase — protein sequence MTSSRPAAPQPETAHLTYFVDGMDCASCVQKVERMIATVPGATEVTTSFNRQTLNLQLDEHQTPRAVLEGNLKALGYAPSLLGGTPSAATPQAHDDHGAHDHDEASHSHAGHVHEAAPAGTPWYRTGQGKLVVTSGVLLLAAWLFGFVEPALATWGYIAATLLGVWPLAKKAVASARFGDPFSINMLVSLAAIGAVLIGQAAEGAVVVFFFAVGELLEGIAAGRARAGIQALAALAPKTALLVEGSGTREIPADSLAVGQTVQVNPGARVPADGTILTGTSSLDDSPVTGESVPVVKTVGETVYAGSINTDGVLTLRVDKAAADNTIARIIHLVEEAEGSKAPTARFIDRFSRYYTPGVVLVSALVALVPPLLLGQPWHPWLYKGIALLLIGCPCALVLSVPAAITSAISAGTRRGLLIKGGAALETIGTVRTVAFDKTGTLTAGRPRVTDIVGIGIDRSEVLRLAAAVESGSSHPLARAITDAASREKVTVPPVTDAQAIPGKAVSATVEGRALSVTSPRHAATLAPLTLDLQLQIAAFEEQGRTAVVLVGDSVAMGLIAIRDEPRADAKAALAQLRDLGVNTVMLTGDNARTGQAIGRDLGLTVQADLLPEDKLAVIAQLRAQGGVAMVGDGINDAPALAQSDVGIAMGGGTDVALETADAALLRERVMGVADLVQLSRDTMTNIKWNIAFALGLKLIFLITTLLGYTNLWMAILADTGATAIVTANALRLLRWKGKGDTQATTGPAPTLAPSGT from the coding sequence ATGACCTCCTCCCGCCCGGCAGCCCCACAACCGGAGACGGCCCATCTGACCTACTTCGTGGACGGGATGGACTGTGCCAGTTGCGTGCAGAAAGTCGAACGCATGATCGCCACCGTGCCCGGCGCCACGGAAGTGACAACCAGCTTCAACAGGCAGACCCTGAACCTGCAGCTTGACGAACATCAGACGCCCCGCGCGGTACTTGAGGGCAACCTCAAGGCCCTGGGCTATGCCCCATCTCTGCTCGGCGGCACGCCATCCGCCGCGACGCCCCAGGCCCATGACGATCACGGAGCACACGACCACGACGAGGCCAGCCACAGTCACGCCGGTCACGTCCACGAGGCCGCTCCTGCCGGTACGCCGTGGTACCGCACGGGACAGGGCAAGCTGGTCGTCACGTCCGGAGTGCTTCTGCTGGCCGCATGGCTGTTCGGGTTTGTCGAGCCGGCCCTGGCCACCTGGGGCTATATCGCCGCGACCTTGCTCGGCGTGTGGCCTCTGGCGAAGAAGGCCGTGGCCAGTGCGCGCTTTGGCGATCCCTTCAGCATCAACATGCTGGTGTCGCTGGCCGCCATTGGCGCCGTGCTGATCGGCCAGGCGGCCGAGGGTGCCGTCGTCGTGTTCTTCTTCGCGGTGGGCGAACTGCTCGAGGGCATCGCGGCGGGCCGCGCCCGGGCCGGCATCCAGGCCCTCGCCGCCCTGGCCCCCAAGACCGCGCTGCTGGTCGAGGGCAGCGGAACGCGTGAGATCCCCGCCGATTCACTCGCCGTGGGCCAGACGGTGCAGGTCAACCCCGGCGCCCGCGTCCCCGCCGACGGCACCATCTTGACCGGCACCTCCAGCCTGGACGACAGCCCCGTGACCGGGGAAAGCGTTCCGGTCGTGAAGACGGTGGGCGAGACCGTGTACGCCGGCAGCATCAACACCGACGGCGTGCTCACGCTGCGTGTCGATAAGGCGGCGGCCGACAACACCATCGCCCGGATCATCCACTTGGTCGAGGAAGCCGAGGGCAGCAAGGCCCCCACGGCGCGCTTCATCGACCGCTTCAGCCGGTACTACACGCCCGGCGTGGTGCTGGTCTCCGCGCTGGTGGCCCTGGTACCGCCCCTGCTCCTGGGCCAGCCGTGGCATCCGTGGCTGTACAAGGGCATCGCGCTGCTGCTGATCGGCTGCCCCTGTGCGCTGGTGCTCTCCGTACCCGCCGCCATCACCAGTGCCATCAGCGCGGGCACGCGGCGCGGCCTGCTGATCAAGGGCGGCGCGGCGCTGGAAACCATCGGTACCGTCAGGACGGTCGCCTTCGACAAGACCGGCACGCTGACCGCCGGCAGGCCGCGCGTGACGGATATCGTGGGCATCGGCATTGACCGCAGCGAGGTGCTGCGCCTCGCCGCCGCCGTGGAATCGGGCAGCAGCCACCCGCTGGCCCGGGCCATCACCGACGCGGCCTCCAGGGAGAAGGTCACCGTCCCCCCGGTCACGGACGCCCAGGCAATCCCCGGCAAGGCCGTCTCCGCCACGGTCGAAGGCCGCGCCCTGAGTGTGACCTCGCCCCGCCACGCGGCGACTCTGGCGCCGCTGACTCTAGACCTTCAGCTTCAGATTGCCGCGTTCGAGGAACAGGGCCGCACGGCCGTTGTGCTTGTGGGTGACTCGGTGGCGATGGGCCTGATCGCCATCCGCGACGAACCCCGTGCGGACGCGAAGGCTGCCCTGGCGCAGCTACGTGACCTAGGCGTGAACACCGTCATGCTCACCGGCGACAATGCCCGCACCGGACAGGCCATCGGCCGTGACCTGGGCCTGACCGTGCAGGCCGACCTGCTGCCCGAGGACAAGCTCGCGGTCATCGCGCAGCTCAGGGCCCAGGGTGGCGTGGCCATGGTCGGGGACGGCATCAACGACGCCCCCGCCCTGGCCCAGTCGGACGTGGGCATCGCCATGGGCGGCGGCACCGACGTGGCCCTGGAGACCGCCGACGCGGCCCTGCTGCGCGAGCGGGTGATGGGCGTGGCCGACCTGGTGCAGCTCTCGCGCGACACCATGACGAACATCAAATGGAACATCGCCTTCGCGCTGGGCCTCAAATTGATTTTTCTGATCACCACCCTGCTGGGCTACACGAACCTATGGATGGCGATCCTGGCCGATACCGGCGCGACGGCCATCGTGACCGCCAACGCCCTGCGGCTGCTGCGCTGGAAGGGGAAGGGCGACACGCAGGCCACGACAGGGCCGGCCCCCACCCTCGCCCCGAGCGGCACCTGA
- a CDS encoding helix-turn-helix transcriptional regulator, with the protein MRSSTPHYTGVVRTVSQDDLCEVACVHPEAVRQARLTLPDAGCVEQASAFLKMVADPTRLKILSALRVGELCVCDLSGVVGISESAMSHQLRQLRTGRVVTFRKEGRVAYYRLLDHHVTTLIDSALEHARE; encoded by the coding sequence ATGCGCTCTAGCACCCCGCACTACACTGGAGTGGTGAGAACGGTTTCTCAAGACGACCTCTGTGAGGTGGCCTGCGTGCATCCGGAGGCGGTGCGCCAGGCCCGGCTGACGCTGCCGGACGCCGGATGTGTCGAGCAGGCGAGCGCCTTCCTGAAAATGGTGGCCGATCCCACGCGGCTGAAGATCCTCAGCGCGCTGCGTGTGGGGGAACTGTGCGTCTGCGACCTGTCAGGCGTCGTGGGGATCAGCGAGAGTGCCATGAGCCATCAACTCCGGCAGCTGCGCACCGGCCGGGTGGTGACGTTTCGCAAGGAAGGCCGGGTCGCGTACTACCGCCTGCTCGATCACCACGTCACGACGCTGATCGACAGTGCGCTGGAGCACGCGCGCGAATAG
- a CDS encoding helix-turn-helix transcriptional regulator: MTDQAATTVLDLLKALASDVRFEVIRILAHGEHCVCDLEAILALPQSKVSYHLAALKDVGLVSSEQRGKNSYYRLERERLYSVGGDLLYALLTPDPAPTHRIKSLC; this comes from the coding sequence ATGACCGATCAGGCCGCGACGACTGTCCTTGACCTCCTCAAGGCCCTGGCCAGCGACGTGCGGTTCGAGGTGATTCGGATTCTGGCCCACGGCGAACACTGCGTCTGCGATCTGGAGGCCATCCTGGCACTGCCGCAGTCCAAGGTGTCCTATCACCTGGCCGCCCTGAAAGACGTCGGCCTAGTGAGCAGTGAGCAGCGGGGCAAGAACAGTTACTACCGCCTGGAACGCGAGCGGCTGTATTCCGTCGGCGGCGACCTGCTCTATGCGCTGCTCACGCCTGACCCGGCCCCGACGCACCGAATCAAATCGCTCTGTTAA
- a CDS encoding arsenate reductase ArsC, protein MTRVLILCTHNSARSQMAEALTRNAARRIGIDLEVYSAGTEATRVKDDAKTVMAELGLGLDTHTSKTLYDVPDPWNFDYVITVCDSAAEACPVYPGKTERLHYPFTDPSGGSLDRWRAVRDQLGIQFDAFVQSLRDGRPVPPSYDDSSAVTVA, encoded by the coding sequence ATGACCCGCGTCCTAATCCTGTGCACCCACAACAGCGCCCGCAGCCAGATGGCCGAGGCCCTGACCCGCAACGCGGCGCGCCGGATCGGGATTGATCTCGAGGTGTACTCCGCCGGCACCGAGGCCACCCGGGTCAAGGACGATGCGAAGACGGTCATGGCGGAACTCGGCCTGGGCCTCGACACGCACACCAGCAAGACGCTCTACGACGTGCCTGACCCCTGGAACTTCGACTATGTCATCACGGTGTGCGACAGTGCCGCTGAGGCCTGCCCGGTCTATCCCGGCAAGACTGAGCGGCTCCACTACCCCTTCACCGATCCATCCGGCGGCAGCCTCGACCGCTGGCGCGCGGTGCGCGACCAGCTCGGGATCCAGTTTGATGCGTTCGTCCAGAGCCTCAGGGACGGTCGGCCGGTACCGCCCAGCTACGACGACAGTTCCGCCGTCACCGTCGCCTGA
- a CDS encoding MIP/aquaporin family protein produces the protein MEAPLSRALLAELIGTFALIFFGPGAAVVDAQTGALGHAGVALTFGLTVAVVIAALAPISGAHINPAATVALTLAGRFPMGRVLPYVAAQLVGATLAAFVLLALFGMKGTLGVTVPAGSVGQAFVLELIMTFVLLLVALRSGLPWSVGGVVALEAMMGGPITGASMNPARSFGPALASGIWTAHWLYWAAPLLGAGLAVVVNHVLSPREPIEADPHQAQEFAPQSPQP, from the coding sequence ATGGAGGCCCCTCTGTCCAGGGCACTCCTGGCCGAGCTGATCGGCACCTTCGCGCTGATCTTCTTCGGGCCAGGCGCCGCCGTGGTCGATGCCCAGACCGGGGCTCTGGGGCATGCGGGCGTTGCTCTCACCTTCGGGCTGACGGTGGCCGTGGTCATCGCGGCGCTGGCCCCGATCAGCGGCGCGCACATCAACCCGGCCGCCACCGTCGCCCTGACCCTGGCCGGTCGGTTTCCCATGGGCCGGGTCTTGCCCTACGTCGCGGCGCAGCTGGTGGGCGCCACCCTGGCGGCCTTCGTGCTGCTCGCGCTGTTCGGGATGAAGGGCACTCTGGGCGTGACGGTTCCCGCCGGAAGTGTCGGGCAGGCCTTCGTGCTGGAGCTGATCATGACCTTCGTCCTGCTCCTGGTGGCGCTCCGCAGCGGGTTGCCGTGGTCGGTGGGCGGCGTGGTGGCCCTGGAAGCCATGATGGGCGGCCCCATCACCGGAGCGAGCATGAACCCGGCGCGCTCCTTCGGCCCGGCCCTGGCGAGCGGGATCTGGACGGCGCACTGGCTGTACTGGGCCGCGCCACTCCTCGGGGCTGGACTCGCCGTTGTGGTGAACCATGTCCTCAGCCCCCGAGAGCCTATCGAGGCCGATCCACATCAGGCGCAGGAATTCGCCCCTCAAAGCCCACAGCCCTGA
- a CDS encoding MarR family winged helix-turn-helix transcriptional regulator, which produces MTVVEDNNLVAPQQAGPLLRTVTRLFTQLQQRNFACCDVQSATQCAILTTLEREGDQTLTALTRTLNLDKAWLSRSTDDLVEQGRLVKAPHPGDRRALLLRLTDAGHRAAHELDAQLNAQSARVLARLPAAEQAVALQILGNLSAALQSELDGDGGVAC; this is translated from the coding sequence ATGACCGTTGTCGAAGACAACAACCTAGTGGCCCCGCAGCAGGCCGGCCCGCTGCTGCGAACGGTGACTCGGCTGTTCACCCAACTGCAACAGCGCAACTTCGCGTGCTGCGACGTGCAGTCCGCGACCCAATGTGCGATCCTCACCACCCTGGAGCGCGAGGGCGACCAGACCCTGACCGCCCTGACCCGCACGCTGAACCTCGACAAAGCCTGGCTCAGCCGCAGCACCGACGACCTGGTGGAACAGGGTCGACTGGTCAAGGCGCCGCACCCCGGCGACCGCCGCGCCCTGCTGCTGCGCCTGACCGATGCCGGGCACCGGGCCGCCCACGAGCTCGACGCGCAGCTCAACGCCCAATCCGCCCGGGTGCTGGCCCGCCTGCCGGCAGCGGAACAGGCGGTGGCCCTGCAGATCCTCGGCAACTTGAGTGCGGCGCTCCAGTCTGAGCTGGACGGTGACGGCGGTGTCGCATGCTGA
- a CDS encoding GNAT family N-acetyltransferase yields MLIRDATPADLPIVLKLLAAVHLPTAGAEEHLSSFRLAEEGEVVGLAGLEVHDDVGLLRSVAVAPTARGQGIAARLVDEVIE; encoded by the coding sequence ATGCTGATCCGCGACGCGACCCCCGCAGATCTGCCCATTGTTCTGAAGCTCCTCGCGGCCGTCCACCTGCCTACCGCCGGGGCCGAGGAACATCTCAGCTCCTTTCGCCTCGCCGAAGAGGGTGAAGTGGTCGGGCTGGCTGGCCTCGAGGTGCACGACGACGTTGGTCTGCTGCGTTCGGTGGCGGTCGCGCCGACCGCACGTGGGCAGGGGATCGCCGCTCGACTTGTCGACGAAGTCATCGAATAG
- a CDS encoding DUF6428 family protein, with protein sequence MTQTIPGLAGQSSTAALLDALRSPSQRPLEFWLLGQPLIGPGYHVTEVKAVSIEAMDCGGKAASWRETVIQLMDGSAQEAEAGFMTTRKFLAIYDRVTRRIPVRDEAEVRFEYGNAASPALQYHVSHVDEQAGRTIVHLRTPGVQCKAGDSCGQPAAEAQAEGCAPASGCCTPQAPISLQ encoded by the coding sequence ATGACCCAGACCATTCCCGGACTCGCCGGCCAGAGTTCGACCGCAGCGCTCCTGGACGCCCTGCGTTCACCATCACAGCGTCCCCTGGAGTTCTGGCTGCTCGGCCAACCGCTCATCGGCCCCGGCTACCACGTCACCGAGGTCAAGGCCGTAAGTATCGAGGCGATGGACTGCGGCGGGAAGGCGGCCAGCTGGCGCGAGACCGTGATCCAGTTGATGGACGGCAGCGCCCAGGAGGCCGAGGCCGGCTTCATGACGACCCGCAAGTTCCTGGCCATCTACGACCGCGTCACCCGCCGGATTCCGGTGCGGGACGAGGCGGAGGTGCGCTTCGAGTACGGCAACGCCGCTTCGCCCGCGCTGCAGTACCACGTCAGCCACGTGGACGAGCAGGCCGGGCGCACGATCGTCCACCTGCGCACACCCGGCGTGCAGTGCAAGGCCGGAGACAGCTGCGGGCAACCGGCCGCCGAGGCACAGGCTGAAGGCTGCGCGCCGGCCAGCGGGTGCTGCACGCCTCAGGCGCCCATCAGCCTGCAGTGA
- a CDS encoding MFS transporter — protein MTSPSPRQRPLIWTLAFLSTAGYGALYYAQPLLAVATEHVTGWSRAQTGLAFTLALLTNAALAPVVGRAVDRFGGRALISGGAALGAAALAGLSLHPTYLGFVACWVLAGVAMTLTFYEPVFVVVAQQFQPADRRRATLTITLVAGLASTIFVPLTSAGLQAGGLTVALGTLAGLLLITAGLGWIVLPRAGHDAGTRTGIRPGFQPDPAFRRLVLSFTLARIVSVGTGLQLAPLLLARGEASAVAAALAGLMGLAALPGRVLFAPLLNGLGIRRLTALLFVTLGLGLLLLATLSSTWAAAVAITLFGLANGALTLARTELLLARYDANRFGTVNGWLAWPVNLAQALTPFAVGLLFSWGGSYSPSLWGLTGLAALSAWVVRAETLDPAA, from the coding sequence GTGACCTCCCCGTCTCCCCGCCAGCGTCCCCTGATCTGGACGCTGGCGTTTCTCTCCACCGCCGGCTACGGCGCGCTGTACTACGCGCAGCCGCTGCTCGCGGTCGCCACCGAGCATGTCACCGGCTGGAGCCGCGCCCAGACAGGTCTGGCCTTCACGCTGGCGCTCCTCACCAACGCGGCGCTGGCCCCGGTCGTCGGCCGTGCGGTCGACCGCTTCGGGGGCCGGGCGCTCATCAGCGGCGGCGCGGCCCTCGGCGCCGCCGCCCTGGCCGGTCTGAGCCTGCACCCCACCTACCTGGGCTTCGTGGCGTGCTGGGTGCTCGCGGGCGTGGCCATGACCCTGACCTTCTACGAGCCGGTGTTCGTGGTGGTCGCGCAGCAGTTCCAGCCGGCCGACCGTCGGCGCGCCACGCTCACGATCACACTGGTGGCCGGGCTGGCCAGCACTATCTTCGTACCGCTCACCAGCGCGGGACTTCAGGCAGGCGGGTTGACGGTGGCCCTCGGGACGCTCGCGGGCCTGCTGCTGATCACGGCCGGGCTGGGGTGGATCGTGCTGCCGCGTGCGGGCCACGATGCGGGGACACGGACGGGTATCCGACCTGGCTTTCAGCCCGACCCTGCCTTTCGGCGCCTGGTGCTGAGCTTCACCCTGGCGCGCATCGTCTCGGTGGGCACCGGCCTGCAACTCGCGCCTCTGCTGCTCGCGCGTGGGGAGGCGTCAGCGGTCGCAGCGGCACTCGCTGGCCTGATGGGTCTCGCGGCCCTGCCCGGCCGGGTGCTGTTCGCGCCGCTGCTCAATGGTCTCGGCATTCGGCGGCTGACCGCGCTCCTGTTCGTCACCTTGGGTCTCGGGCTACTCCTCCTCGCCACCCTGTCCTCCACCTGGGCCGCCGCCGTCGCGATTACACTGTTCGGGCTGGCCAACGGCGCGCTCACCCTGGCCCGCACGGAGCTGCTGCTCGCGCGCTACGACGCGAACCGCTTCGGCACAGTCAACGGATGGCTTGCCTGGCCCGTCAACCTCGCCCAGGCGCTGACGCCCTTCGCGGTGGGCCTGCTGTTCAGTTGGGGCGGGAGCTACTCCCCCTCACTGTGGGGCCTGACGGGGCTGGCGGCGCTCTCAGCTTGGGTGGTGCGCGCCGAGACGCTCGACCCAGCCGCTTGA